In Salmo salar chromosome ssa15, Ssal_v3.1, whole genome shotgun sequence, one genomic interval encodes:
- the rd3 gene encoding protein RD3 — MASWFSWSSESDYRSPRRDPSDVVTDTLMLELNWQLKEAERMQRERDSEYRRLQTGVDYSWLVNTPRNTYDVLPGEKLGLEDLCSKVHPSYCGAVILRFRQVVTENEPEVQEVSALFRTVVLEALDRMREEQEAQRLSRQWNNKRAMSMSLMNFKSRVKINPFGSTLGLTSTGGGGEGVCELKTVSEDVEKALEERADRSQRVWSMPNFRHKGLYATKAV; from the exons ATGGCCTCGTGGTTCAGTTGGAGCAGCGAGTCGGACTACCGGAGTCCGCGGCGGGACCCGTCTGACGTGGTCACGGACACCCTGATGCTGGAGCTCAACTGGCAACTGAAGGAGGCCGAGAGGATGCAGCGTGAGAGGGACAGCGAGTACCGGCGCCTCCAGACTGGCGTAGACTACAGCTGGCTGGTCAACACGCCACGCAACACCTACGACGTGTTACCTGGTGAGAAGCTGGGCCTGGAGGACCTGTGCTCCAAGGTGCATCCATCCTACTGCGGAGCTGTCATACTGAG GTTCCGCCAGGTGGTGACTGAGAACGAGCCGGAGGTGCAGGAGGTGTCTGCCCTTTTCCGCACAGTCGTCCTCGAGGCCTTGGACCGCATGAGGGAGGAGCAGGAGGCGCAGCGGCTCTCGCGCCAGTGGAACAACAAACGGGCCATGAGCATGTCTCTCATGAACTTCAAGTCACGCGTCAAGATCAACCCTTTTGGCAGCACCTTGGGCCTGACCTcgactggagggggaggggagggtgtgtgcGAGCTGAAGACGGTGTCAGAAGACGTGGAGAAGGCACTGGAGGAAAGGGCTGACAGGTCCCAGAGGGTGTGGAGCATGCCCAACTTCAGACACAAAGGGCTGTACGCTACCAAGGCCGTCTGA